From a region of the Fischerella sp. JS2 genome:
- the psaA gene encoding photosystem I core protein PsaA, whose amino-acid sequence MTLTPEREQEARVVVDNDPVATSFQKWSQPGHFDRTLAKGPKTTTWIWNLHANAHDFDTHTSDLEDISRKIFAAHFGHLAVVFIWLSGMYFHGARFSNFEAWMANPTAIKPSAQVVWPIFGQEILNGDMGGGFHGIQITSGLFQMWRAAGFTNTSQLYCTAIGGLVMAALMLFAGWFHYHKRAPKLEWFQNTQSKLNHHLAGLLGLGSLGWTGHLIHVSLPTNKLLNAGVALEDIPLPHEFILNPSLMNKLYPHVDWGFVKGVIPFFTLQWGHFTDFLTFKGGLNPVTGGLWLTDVAHHHLAIAVMFIIAGHMYRTNWGIGHSIKEMLDDARTPNMLPFLSFIGPVGHKGLFEVLTNSWHAQLSINLAMLGSLSIIIAHHMYAMPPYPYLATDYATVVSLFTHHVWIGGFLIVGAAAHAAIYMVRDYDPEQNFNNVLDRVLRHRDAIISHLVWVCQFLGFHSFAMYCHNDTMRAFGRPQDMFSDTGIQLQPVFAQWLQHIHTMTVGNPALPVAAPLGHAFGGLRNLELTGLGTAAPNLHEPVSYAFGGGVVAVAGKVAMMPITLGTADFLIHHIHAFTIHVTVLVLLKGVLFARSSRLIPDKANLGFRFPCDGPGRGGTCQVSAWDHVFLGLFWMYNSLSMVIFHFFWKMQSDVWGTVGADGVVTHITGGNFATSSITNNGWLRDFLWAQSSQVITSYNTSLSAYGLMFLGGHFIFGFSLMFLFSGRGYWQELIESIVWAHNKLKVAPAIQPRALSIIHGRAVGVAHYLLGGIVTTWAFFLARMTAFG is encoded by the coding sequence ATGACTCTTACGCCAGAGCGAGAGCAAGAGGCGAGGGTTGTAGTTGATAACGATCCAGTGGCAACTTCTTTTCAGAAGTGGTCGCAACCAGGACACTTTGACCGCACCCTTGCCAAAGGCCCCAAAACCACAACCTGGATTTGGAACTTACATGCTAACGCCCACGATTTCGACACTCATACTAGCGATTTAGAAGACATATCGCGCAAGATTTTTGCTGCCCATTTTGGGCATCTAGCGGTGGTGTTTATTTGGTTAAGCGGCATGTATTTTCATGGTGCTCGCTTTTCCAATTTTGAAGCTTGGATGGCAAATCCAACTGCTATTAAACCGAGCGCCCAAGTTGTTTGGCCGATATTTGGCCAAGAAATTTTGAATGGAGACATGGGCGGTGGTTTCCACGGCATTCAAATTACATCTGGGCTTTTCCAAATGTGGCGTGCTGCTGGTTTCACCAATACATCCCAGCTGTATTGCACTGCGATCGGCGGTTTGGTAATGGCAGCGCTGATGCTGTTTGCTGGTTGGTTCCACTATCACAAACGCGCTCCCAAACTGGAATGGTTCCAGAATACCCAGTCAAAGTTAAATCATCACTTGGCTGGTCTTTTGGGTTTGGGTTCGTTGGGTTGGACAGGACACCTAATCCATGTTTCCCTACCTACTAACAAGCTGTTGAATGCGGGAGTAGCTCTTGAGGATATTCCATTACCGCACGAGTTCATCTTGAATCCCAGTTTGATGAACAAGTTGTATCCCCATGTAGATTGGGGTTTTGTCAAAGGTGTAATACCTTTCTTCACGTTGCAGTGGGGGCATTTTACTGACTTTCTCACCTTTAAGGGTGGGCTTAACCCTGTTACTGGTGGCTTGTGGTTGACGGATGTTGCACACCATCATTTGGCGATCGCGGTAATGTTTATCATTGCTGGTCATATGTATCGTACTAATTGGGGTATTGGTCACAGCATCAAAGAAATGCTAGATGATGCCCGAACTCCCAATATGCTGCCATTTTTAAGCTTTATTGGGCCTGTCGGTCACAAGGGTCTGTTTGAAGTCCTGACAAATTCCTGGCACGCTCAACTGTCAATTAATTTGGCAATGTTGGGTTCTTTGAGCATTATTATTGCCCATCATATGTATGCGATGCCGCCTTATCCTTATTTGGCAACAGACTACGCAACTGTGGTATCTTTGTTCACTCATCATGTCTGGATTGGCGGTTTCCTGATTGTTGGTGCGGCAGCCCATGCAGCGATTTATATGGTGCGGGACTACGATCCAGAACAAAATTTCAATAATGTGTTGGATCGGGTACTACGGCATCGAGATGCTATTATTTCTCACCTGGTTTGGGTGTGTCAGTTTCTTGGCTTCCATAGCTTTGCTATGTATTGTCACAACGACACCATGCGCGCTTTTGGTCGTCCTCAGGATATGTTCTCGGATACGGGAATTCAATTACAGCCGGTGTTTGCCCAGTGGTTGCAACATATCCATACGATGACTGTAGGTAATCCAGCTCTCCCAGTTGCTGCACCTTTGGGTCATGCTTTTGGCGGCTTGCGAAATCTAGAACTAACAGGATTGGGAACCGCAGCTCCTAATTTACACGAGCCTGTCAGCTATGCTTTTGGTGGTGGCGTCGTGGCTGTGGCAGGGAAAGTGGCGATGATGCCGATTACCTTGGGTACAGCAGATTTCTTAATTCACCATATTCACGCCTTTACGATTCACGTTACTGTTCTGGTGCTGCTGAAAGGGGTTTTATTTGCTCGTAGTTCCCGTTTAATTCCAGATAAAGCTAATTTAGGCTTCCGCTTCCCCTGCGATGGACCGGGACGGGGTGGTACTTGCCAGGTATCGGCTTGGGATCATGTCTTCCTGGGTTTGTTCTGGATGTACAACTCTCTGAGTATGGTGATTTTCCATTTCTTCTGGAAGATGCAGTCAGATGTCTGGGGAACGGTGGGAGCAGATGGAGTGGTTACTCATATCACTGGTGGAAATTTTGCGACTTCTTCAATAACTAATAATGGTTGGTTGCGTGATTTCCTTTGGGCACAATCATCACAAGTGATCACATCTTACAACACATCACTTTCAGCCTACGGTTTAATGTTCCTGGGTGGACACTTCATTTTTGGCTTTAGTTTGATGTTCTTATTCAGTGGTCGCGGCTACTGGCAAGAACTGATTGAATCGATAGTTTGGGCACACAATAAGTTGAAAGTTGCCCCAGCTATTCAACCTCGTGCTTTGAGCATCATTCACGGTCGCGCTGTAGGGGTTGCTCATTACCTTTTAGGAGGAATTGTCACTACTTGGGCTTTCTTCCTGGCACGAATGACGGCATTTGGATAG
- the psaB gene encoding photosystem I core protein PsaB, translating into MATKFPKFSQDLAKDPTTRRIWYAIATAHDFETHDAMTEENLYQKIFASHFGHLAIIFLWASGILFHVAWQGNFEVWIQDPVHVRPIAHAIWDAQFGPGAIEAFTQAGARNPVDICYSGVYHWWYTIGLRTNTDLYIGALFLILLASLFLFAGWLHLQPRFRPNLGWFKNSEARLNHHLAGLFGVSSLAWAGHLIHVAIPESRGQHVGWNNFLSTPPHPAGLWAFFTGNWGAYAQNPDTAQHVFNTSQGAGTAILTFIGGFHPQTQSLWLTDMAHHHLAIAVILIIAGHMYRTNWDIGHSLKEMMDSKTFFGRKVEGPFNLPHQGLYETVNNSLHFQLSLALACLGVASSLTAQHMYSMPPYAFIAKDFTTMAALYTHHQYIAGFLMIGAFSHAAIFWIRDYDPEQNKGNVLERVLKHKEAIIAHLSWVSLFLGFHTLGLYVHNDVEVAFGAADKQILIEPVFAQFIQSANGKVLYGFHTLLSNPDSVAFTAWPNYANVWLPGWLDAINNGTNSLFLTIGPGDFYVHHAIALGLHVTTLILVKGALDARGSKLMPDKKDFGYAFPCDGPGRGGTCDISAWDASYLAVFWMLNTLGWVTFYWHWKHLSIWQGNVAQFNESSTYLMGWFRDYLWANSAQLINGYNPYGTSNLAVWAWMFLFGHLAWAVSFMFLITWRGYWQELIETLAWAHEQTPLSFGYWRDKPVALSIVQARLVGLTHFTVGYIATYGAFLIASTASKFGQ; encoded by the coding sequence ATGGCTACTAAATTCCCAAAATTTAGCCAAGACCTTGCAAAGGATCCGACAACACGTCGGATCTGGTATGCGATCGCCACTGCCCACGATTTTGAAACTCATGATGCAATGACAGAGGAAAATCTCTATCAAAAGATTTTTGCCTCTCACTTTGGTCATCTAGCAATTATATTTCTGTGGGCATCGGGGATTTTGTTCCACGTTGCTTGGCAAGGTAATTTTGAGGTATGGATTCAAGACCCTGTACATGTGCGTCCCATTGCTCATGCGATTTGGGATGCCCAATTTGGGCCAGGAGCAATTGAAGCTTTCACCCAAGCAGGAGCAAGAAATCCTGTAGATATTTGCTATTCCGGCGTCTACCACTGGTGGTATACCATTGGCTTACGTACAAATACTGATTTGTATATTGGTGCTTTGTTTTTAATTTTACTTGCTTCTCTTTTCTTATTTGCAGGCTGGTTACATTTACAACCTAGATTTAGACCGAATTTAGGTTGGTTCAAGAATTCGGAAGCTCGCTTAAATCATCATTTGGCAGGTTTATTTGGTGTTAGCTCCCTAGCTTGGGCTGGTCATTTAATACACGTTGCCATACCAGAATCTCGCGGTCAACATGTAGGCTGGAATAACTTCTTATCTACCCCACCTCATCCCGCTGGTTTGTGGGCGTTTTTCACGGGGAATTGGGGAGCATACGCTCAAAATCCTGATACCGCCCAGCATGTATTTAATACTTCTCAAGGTGCAGGAACGGCAATTTTGACGTTCATAGGTGGTTTCCATCCCCAGACACAATCATTGTGGCTGACGGATATGGCACACCATCATTTAGCGATCGCAGTTATCTTGATTATTGCAGGTCATATGTACCGCACTAATTGGGATATCGGTCACAGTCTCAAAGAGATGATGGATTCAAAGACTTTCTTTGGTAGAAAAGTTGAAGGTCCCTTCAATCTCCCTCACCAAGGACTGTACGAAACAGTAAACAATTCTCTGCATTTCCAACTTTCTTTGGCGTTAGCTTGTCTGGGAGTTGCTAGCTCTTTGACGGCGCAGCACATGTATTCCATGCCGCCTTACGCTTTTATCGCTAAGGATTTTACCACGATGGCGGCATTATACACACACCATCAGTATATTGCTGGCTTTTTAATGATAGGGGCATTTTCCCATGCTGCTATATTCTGGATTAGAGATTACGATCCAGAACAAAATAAGGGTAATGTTCTAGAGCGAGTCTTGAAGCACAAAGAAGCTATTATTGCTCATCTAAGTTGGGTATCGCTATTCTTAGGCTTTCATACCTTGGGTTTGTATGTCCACAATGATGTAGAAGTAGCCTTTGGTGCGGCTGATAAGCAAATATTGATTGAGCCAGTGTTTGCTCAGTTTATCCAGTCAGCAAATGGTAAGGTTTTGTATGGATTTCATACACTACTATCAAACCCAGATAGTGTTGCTTTCACAGCATGGCCCAACTATGCCAATGTCTGGCTACCGGGATGGTTGGATGCAATTAACAATGGTACTAACTCATTGTTCTTGACAATTGGGCCGGGTGACTTTTATGTTCATCATGCGATCGCTCTCGGTTTGCACGTCACCACCTTGATATTAGTAAAAGGTGCGTTGGATGCTCGTGGTTCCAAGCTAATGCCTGATAAAAAAGACTTTGGCTACGCCTTTCCTTGTGATGGACCCGGTCGGGGTGGCACTTGTGATATCTCAGCTTGGGATGCGTCTTACCTCGCTGTCTTCTGGATGCTTAACACTCTGGGGTGGGTAACATTCTACTGGCATTGGAAGCATCTATCAATCTGGCAAGGGAATGTTGCTCAATTTAACGAATCTTCTACCTATCTTATGGGTTGGTTCCGAGATTACCTCTGGGCAAACTCAGCTCAGTTGATTAACGGCTATAACCCTTACGGAACCAGTAACTTAGCTGTTTGGGCTTGGATGTTCCTGTTTGGACACTTAGCTTGGGCTGTTAGCTTCATGTTCCTAATTACATGGCGGGGTTACTGGCAAGAGTTAATCGAAACCCTGGCTTGGGCACACGAACAGACACCCCTGTCCTTTGGCTACTGGAGAGATAAACCCGTTGCTTTGTCAATTGTTCAGGCTCGTTTAGTCGGCTTAACTCACTTTACTGTTGGTTATATCGCTACCTACGGAGCCTTTTTAATTGCCTCAACGGCAAGTAAATTTGGTCAATGA
- a CDS encoding ATP-binding protein yields MPSNNPHSKALNQTNTAGEKQITSLEVLLHRMMNRIRQSLELPAILSITVAEIRGFLETDRVKIYRFDTDGSGEVVAESVDQERLPSLLGQHFPAQDIPQEARELFLLARQRSIVDVATQQIGLSPGPEADESIELKNDMRFRSVDPCHVEYLTSMGVQSSLVVPILHCQQLWGLLVSHHSLPRQVTERELQVVQLVADQLSIAIAQSTLLEQTRLQAQQEATINRVAKLLHSMTQMQVQQALELTVSALQGAGGRVCIIPQNSSEKAQLFTTGKQPDTKQGRQGGKRVKRGQGGRLGGQGGVINSSSFPTPHTPLEEYPSWREWLRMETTVVEESPVWVVNDLYQAALQSDLAQAFLKSGIRTLLIVRLQYRQQILGYLSIFRNEIDIETIWARRPDRDDERHLSPIKSFEVWRELKRGQVQAWKATEIELAQALASHFAMAIHQYQLYQQVNALNANLQCDIEERKQAEKKICALNAELEQRVQERTAELRRANRRLLEEINERERALRDRKQTQASLERLSRQSELILNSAGEGIYGLNCQGKITFVNPAAARMLGYGVKELINLFMHEVVKHSRPDGVRYFLEDNPIYATLQNGTVQHVTDDIFYRRDGSKFPVEYVSTPIREQKKIVGAVVIFKDITERQIIERMKDEFVSVVSHELRTPLTSIRSALGLLARGSLNNQPEKSQRMLEIAFDNTNRLVRLINDILDIERINSGKVTMHKQTCNAADLMIQAVDEMRAMAEKAEIHLELTPASVQLWVDPDRIIQTITNLLSNAIKFSPPGSTVWLSVELQQEGEVKKADCVEKNKFTTPPTSYLLFQIKDQGRGIPEDKLETIFDRFQQVDASNSRHQGGTGLGLAICRSIIQQHGGKIWAESTLGKGSTFYFTLPIG; encoded by the coding sequence ATGCCATCGAATAATCCCCATTCCAAGGCGTTAAATCAGACTAACACTGCTGGTGAAAAGCAAATCACTTCTTTAGAAGTATTGCTACATCGGATGATGAATCGCATTCGCCAATCTCTGGAATTACCAGCGATACTCTCAATAACTGTTGCCGAAATCCGTGGATTCTTGGAGACTGACCGGGTTAAAATCTATCGATTTGATACAGATGGTAGTGGTGAAGTGGTAGCAGAATCAGTGGATCAAGAACGTCTACCATCCTTGCTAGGGCAACACTTTCCTGCTCAGGATATTCCACAAGAAGCTAGAGAATTATTTTTGTTGGCTCGTCAGCGTTCAATTGTGGATGTAGCAACACAACAAATTGGACTCAGCCCTGGGCCGGAAGCTGACGAATCTATCGAACTTAAAAATGACATGCGATTTCGTTCAGTAGATCCTTGTCATGTAGAATACCTCACCTCAATGGGAGTGCAATCTTCTTTAGTAGTGCCAATTTTGCATTGTCAGCAATTATGGGGCTTATTAGTTTCACATCATAGTTTACCGCGTCAAGTGACAGAGCGAGAATTACAAGTGGTGCAGTTAGTCGCAGATCAATTATCAATTGCGATCGCTCAATCTACTCTCCTCGAACAAACCCGCCTCCAAGCCCAACAAGAAGCCACAATTAACCGTGTTGCCAAGCTGCTGCACTCCATGACACAGATGCAGGTGCAACAAGCACTAGAATTAACTGTATCAGCACTACAAGGCGCAGGCGGCAGAGTTTGTATCATTCCCCAGAACTCTAGTGAGAAAGCGCAGTTGTTTACCACTGGCAAACAGCCCGACACAAAACAAGGGAGACAAGGGGGAAAAAGGGTAAAAAGGGGACAAGGGGGACGACTTGGGGGACAAGGAGGAGTAATAAATTCTTCGTCTTTCCCCACTCCTCACACTCCCCTCGAAGAATATCCTAGCTGGCGAGAATGGCTAAGAATGGAAACAACTGTTGTTGAAGAAAGCCCAGTTTGGGTTGTTAATGATTTGTATCAAGCGGCACTACAGTCAGATTTAGCACAGGCGTTTTTGAAGTCTGGGATTCGTACTTTGTTAATTGTGCGCTTGCAATATCGGCAGCAGATTTTGGGTTACTTAAGTATTTTTCGTAACGAAATCGACATAGAAACCATCTGGGCACGACGACCAGACCGCGATGATGAGAGACATTTGTCCCCGATTAAATCCTTTGAGGTCTGGCGAGAGTTGAAGCGAGGTCAAGTCCAAGCATGGAAAGCTACGGAAATTGAACTTGCCCAAGCTTTAGCTAGTCACTTTGCAATGGCAATTCATCAGTACCAACTGTATCAGCAAGTCAATGCTCTCAACGCCAACTTGCAGTGCGATATCGAAGAGCGCAAGCAAGCTGAGAAAAAAATCTGTGCATTGAATGCCGAATTAGAGCAACGAGTTCAAGAGCGAACCGCAGAGTTACGACGAGCCAATAGACGATTGTTGGAAGAAATCAACGAACGAGAACGCGCACTTCGTGATCGCAAGCAAACACAAGCCTCACTAGAACGCCTTAGTCGGCAAAGCGAGTTAATTTTGAACTCAGCCGGCGAGGGAATTTATGGTTTAAATTGTCAGGGCAAAATTACTTTTGTAAATCCAGCAGCAGCAAGAATGCTGGGATATGGGGTGAAAGAACTAATCAATCTATTTATGCACGAAGTCGTGAAGCATTCTAGACCCGACGGTGTCCGCTATTTTTTGGAAGATAACCCCATTTATGCTACCTTGCAAAATGGAACAGTACAACATGTTACTGACGACATATTCTACCGCCGCGATGGTTCAAAATTTCCAGTAGAATACGTCTCTACACCAATTCGAGAACAAAAAAAAATTGTTGGTGCTGTAGTTATTTTTAAGGATATAACCGAACGACAAATAATAGAACGGATGAAGGATGAATTTGTTTCTGTTGTCAGCCATGAATTACGAACACCTTTAACCTCAATTCGCAGTGCTTTAGGCTTATTGGCACGGGGTTCCTTAAACAATCAACCCGAAAAAAGTCAGCGGATGCTAGAAATTGCCTTTGATAACACCAACCGTTTAGTGCGTTTGATCAATGACATCCTTGATATTGAGCGCATCAATTCAGGCAAAGTGACGATGCACAAACAAACTTGTAACGCCGCAGACTTAATGATTCAAGCTGTGGATGAAATGCGAGCAATGGCTGAGAAAGCAGAAATTCACCTAGAACTGACACCGGCATCAGTGCAATTATGGGTAGATCCAGACCGCATCATCCAGACAATTACTAACTTACTCAGCAACGCTATTAAATTCTCGCCTCCAGGTAGCACAGTATGGCTAAGTGTTGAACTTCAACAAGAGGGGGAAGTAAAGAAAGCCGATTGTGTGGAGAAAAATAAATTTACTACTCCCCCTACCTCGTATCTCTTGTTCCAAATCAAAGATCAAGGGCGAGGTATTCCTGAAGATAAACTAGAAACAATTTTTGATCGCTTTCAGCAAGTCGATGCTTCTAACTCCCGTCATCAAGGGGGTACTGGCTTGGGATTAGCAATTTGTCGCAGCATAATACAACAGCATGGAGGCAAAATCTGGGCAGAGAGCACTTTAGGGAAGGGTAGCACTTTTTATTTCACATTGCCTATTGGTTAG
- a CDS encoding response regulator yields the protein MLVVVTRRILLIENENAIRELTQLCLETEAGWEVLTTASSYEAIVKTEIEQVDAILMDVDAFVCEQDLSTTLQQLQSNPVTHHIPVILLTTVTTEEVSQMVKLGVRAVIAKPFDLMSLAKQVAEVLNWN from the coding sequence ATGTTAGTAGTGGTAACCCGGCGCATTTTACTGATTGAAAATGAAAACGCTATTCGGGAATTGACCCAGCTTTGCTTGGAAACAGAGGCAGGCTGGGAAGTGCTGACAACAGCATCCAGTTATGAAGCAATTGTTAAAACTGAGATCGAGCAAGTCGATGCTATCCTCATGGATGTGGATGCTTTTGTCTGCGAGCAAGACTTGTCTACAACCCTGCAACAGCTACAAAGTAACCCTGTAACCCATCATATTCCTGTAATTTTATTAACAACGGTAACAACAGAGGAAGTATCCCAGATGGTCAAACTTGGGGTGAGGGCTGTGATCGCTAAGCCTTTTGATTTAATGTCTTTAGCTAAACAAGTAGCTGAAGTGCTGAATTGGAATTAG
- a CDS encoding response regulator — protein sequence MTKRILIIDDEQDIRETTQMCLEIAGEWEVLTAVSGKEGLIKAATEKPDVILLDVMMPDMDGLTTLQNLQKNPTTQNIPVVLLTAKAQAAEQRQFTQLKIAAVITKPYDPFTLSDQVLEALISGSV from the coding sequence ATGACAAAACGCATTTTGATTATTGATGATGAACAGGATATCCGAGAAACTACTCAGATGTGTCTAGAGATAGCAGGTGAATGGGAAGTTTTAACAGCAGTTTCCGGTAAAGAAGGTTTGATCAAAGCTGCAACAGAAAAACCTGATGTTATTCTCTTGGATGTGATGATGCCGGATATGGATGGGTTAACAACCTTGCAAAACCTCCAAAAAAATCCTACTACTCAGAATATTCCAGTAGTTTTGCTCACAGCAAAAGCACAGGCTGCCGAACAACGTCAGTTTACTCAACTCAAGATAGCGGCAGTCATTACCAAGCCCTACGATCCTTTTACCTTATCCGATCAAGTGCTAGAGGCATTAATCAGTGGGTCGGTGTGA
- a CDS encoding photosystem I reaction center subunit XI translates to MSNTVDTVDNDIIKPFKGDPCIGNLSTPINDSPLAKAFINNLPAYRKGLTPFMRGLEIGMAHGYFLVGPEVVIGPLRESAHGANLSGLITAIYIAVSACLGISIFAITTFQGNPKGSYSSYSKDSLRPLRTREEWSQLNGGIFLGAMGGAIFAYLLLENFDSLDAILRGAVNAS, encoded by the coding sequence ATGTCTAACACAGTTGATACAGTAGATAACGATATAATTAAACCTTTCAAAGGCGATCCCTGTATTGGTAATCTATCCACTCCTATTAATGATTCTCCTTTAGCTAAAGCTTTCATCAATAATTTACCTGCTTATCGCAAAGGGTTAACTCCTTTCATGCGGGGACTGGAAATTGGTATGGCTCATGGCTATTTTCTTGTCGGACCAGAGGTTGTAATTGGGCCTTTACGGGAATCAGCACATGGAGCAAATCTGAGTGGATTAATCACTGCTATATATATAGCTGTATCCGCTTGTTTAGGAATTTCCATTTTTGCGATTACAACATTTCAAGGAAATCCGAAAGGTTCTTACAGCTCCTATTCCAAAGATTCCTTAAGACCATTGAGAACTCGTGAAGAATGGAGCCAATTAAATGGGGGAATTTTTCTTGGTGCAATGGGTGGTGCTATATTTGCATACTTGCTACTCGAAAACTTTGACTCTTTGGATGCCATTCTTAGAGGAGCCGTTAATGCTAGCTAA